Part of the Fundidesulfovibrio terrae genome is shown below.
AGCCCGTGAGCCCTCCGATCATGGCCATGAGTTTCACATCGCCCAGTCCGAGCCCTTCCACGCCCCTGATGTGCATGTGCACGAAGCGCAGCAGCCAGAAGAGCCCGAAGCCGAATCCGGCCCCAAGCAGGCTCTGATCCCAGGTGAGTCCCAAGCCGAATATGCCCGTGGCAACGCCCAGGACGGCTCCGGGATAGGTGAGGAAATCCGGTAGGATGAAGAGCACCAAGTCGATGAACGAGGCCACCAGGAACACCCCGCCCACGGCCATGAGGGCCAGCCAGGTGAGCCCGGGGCCGAACTTCACGGCGACGGCCACGGCCCAGGCGCAGCTGAGAGCCTCCATGAGGGGATAGCGCCAGGAGATCGGGGTTTTGCAGTGCGAACAGCGCCCGCCCAGCAGGATGTACGACAGCAGGGGGATGTTTTCCCACCAACGCAGCTTGGCTTTGCAGTGCGGGCAGTGGGAGGCGGGGAACACGATGGACTGCTCCGTGAGGTAGCGGTGCACGCACACCGTGTAGAAGCTCCCGAGAATGAGCCCCAAAAAGCCCGCCATCCAGGGGAAAAGAGGCAGCAATTCTTTCGGAAACATCGGGCCTTCCTTTTTTTGCCTGTATAAGCAAAAGCTCTCGCTCAAACAACAACGGACTTTCCCGCACGGATGGACGCCCCGCGCCACGACCCTGCTTCAAGGAAAAACGCCCGCTCGGGCGCGCAGGGCCCGGCGGGCGTCCGTTGAGGGCGCGATTTCGCCTGGGGCGGGCTAGCTGCGCATGCCCCGGATGAGCTCCTCCAGGCTGGTGGCCTGGTGGTTGACGTCCTCCAGGGCCTCGGAGGCTTCCTCCATGCCCTGCGCGGTGCGCGAGGAGACGCTTTCGATCTCGGCCACGGCCTGGTTGGCCTGGCCGCTGGCCCTGGCCTGGTCCCCGGCGGCTTCGGCTATGGCCTTGGCCTGGTCCGAGGAGCCCTGCACGATGGACACGATGCGCCCCAGGTATTCGCCCGAGGACTGGGCCAGACGGGTGGATTCCACGATCTCCGTGGCCGCCTTCTCCGTGGCCGACAGGGTGGAGGCCGCGCCCGAGCGGATGGCGTCCAGGGTGGAGCCCACCTCGTGGGTGGCCTGCAT
Proteins encoded:
- a CDS encoding prepilin peptidase encodes the protein MFPKELLPLFPWMAGFLGLILGSFYTVCVHRYLTEQSIVFPASHCPHCKAKLRWWENIPLLSYILLGGRCSHCKTPISWRYPLMEALSCAWAVAVAVKFGPGLTWLALMAVGGVFLVASFIDLVLFILPDFLTYPGAVLGVATGIFGLGLTWDQSLLGAGFGFGLFWLLRFVHMHIRGVEGLGLGDVKLMAMIGGLTGWMGLPAAVLFAAVGALALAPVFRLAARREAQGEQGPMRIPFGPFLCLGCMAALLWGEGFMRLMAGKM